The Methanothrix sp. DNA window TGAAATTTGACAAATTGAGATCTCCCCATAGTGGAGAGTTTGATTCAAATCGACCGCCTGTGGACTCGAGTCCTGATAGCAGTACCGAGGCTAGATAAGACTATTAAGTCCAAATCTACACATGTCGATCTTAACTGATGACGCATGAAAGGCATTCGCTCTTATCATCTGATGACTTGAAGAGGCAGCAATCATGCTATGCGCTCGTTTCGACTTATCTTCGACTGAGCCGAAGGCCTGGCAAGCGAATGAGTCCATTCAGCAACCGGCCTGCATGGCCTCCAAGTTGCTGAATGCATAAGAGCGATGGTATTTTCCCATCACACACCCACAACCCAGCTAAATCACTGGGATCAGCCATATCTGCGGATGCTTCCCGGATCTGAGCATCTCGATCCGCATGCGAGGGTGAAGGCGTCCGGCAGCAGTTCGCTCGCCCTCACCATCAGCGCATCGCCATCTGATCCGACCATCACGACGTCCATATCCCCAAATTCGACCATCATCTGCCTGCATATACCACAGGGCGTGATGGGCTTCGGCAGCTCTCCGGCGATGGCAAGCGCTACGAGCTCCCTCTCACCCGCAGCCACTGCGCTGGCTATCGCGGCCCTCTCAGCGCATATTCCGACGCCAGATGATGCGTTCTCCACATTTGCGCCTTTGTAGATCCTGCCGCTTCTGCACAGGACTGCAGCTCCGACCCTGAACTTCGAGTAAGGGGCGTATGCCTGGTTCCTGGCATCGATAGCTGATTTGATGAGATCATCGTACTCGCCTGTGTACGGACGCGGTATCGATCTCAGAACGCCGATGTACATGCACTCGTGCGGCGGTATGTTCGGTATCGCAACCGGTCCCGAATCAGAAAGCTCAACCGGCGCTCCCCGTATCACGACCGCAGGAATCCCCTCATCCCCCTCGCCCATGACAAGCTGCGCAGCAGATACGAGGTTGTCGGCCACAGCCTTGACCGTTATTTTCAGAGGTTTTCCGTAGAGATCCTTTCTTCCGCGTGCGTCCTCCACAGGGAGAATGCCATCGCATGCGAGCGCAACGCCGACGCATCCGAGACGGAGTGGGTGTGTTCTGCTGTCCCCTATGATCACGCCTATCCTGGCGCCGTTCGAGAGAGCGTTCCTTATTCTTGAGGCCGCCTTCTTGGGGTCTGATGGCAGGAGAACCACATGCCCTGGAGGCGCATTTGAATGATCAACTCCTGCGTTCGGGTAAAGAAAACCGTCTTTGAGTGTCAGAACGACACCAGGTATTCCGCCAAGTATCTCATCGGACTCCCTGAGGATGAGCTCCATCTCTGCAGGATCCTTTTCGTACCTGGAGGCGAGGGAGATCGCACGGGCACTGGGGGTGATACCGGCGAGAGAGACCACGCGTCCCTCACCGGTCGCAACGAAGCTCTCAGAGACGACGATCACATCTCCATCCATGAGCTTTATGCCGGCCCCATCAAGCCCCCTCCTGAGAGATTCTATGATATCCTCGCCGGGCTTCAGAAGACCGGTCTTTATCCCGAAGATCTCCAACATCTCACCCCATGCGACTGGAGGGCGTGATTTGATCGTC harbors:
- the cofE gene encoding coenzyme F420-0:L-glutamate ligase — protein: MLEIFGIKTGLLKPGEDIIESLRRGLDGAGIKLMDGDVIVVSESFVATGEGRVVSLAGITPSARAISLASRYEKDPAEMELILRESDEILGGIPGVVLTLKDGFLYPNAGVDHSNAPPGHVVLLPSDPKKAASRIRNALSNGARIGVIIGDSRTHPLRLGCVGVALACDGILPVEDARGRKDLYGKPLKITVKAVADNLVSAAQLVMGEGDEGIPAVVIRGAPVELSDSGPVAIPNIPPHECMYIGVLRSIPRPYTGEYDDLIKSAIDARNQAYAPYSKFRVGAAVLCRSGRIYKGANVENASSGVGICAERAAIASAVAAGERELVALAIAGELPKPITPCGICRQMMVEFGDMDVVMVGSDGDALMVRASELLPDAFTLACGSRCSDPGSIRRYG